A genomic stretch from Methylorubrum extorquens includes:
- a CDS encoding conserved protein of unknown function (Evidence 4 : Unknown function but conserved in other organisms): MNAPDDASLAKILAAVQVHRIERYMPAAGGDHGAAFGFYLWNNALSEAFHPSLHYAEVICRNAVHRALLFRAKEQWYDNAVFLGILDKRFERELRDAVDDERAQHRDAFTCHHVVSALTFGFWEHLTTKRFERYLWPKGIRFSFPGTPNGKGREDLHGLIESVRRWRNRIAHHRAIFDKGPTKHHADALDLIRWCCPTTAQWVTSVSRVAAVINERPDAGAGPVGADAGNPAQAGPDAGALPETRPASASLGR; the protein is encoded by the coding sequence GTGAACGCTCCTGACGACGCCTCCCTCGCAAAAATTCTCGCCGCCGTTCAGGTCCATCGGATCGAGCGGTACATGCCGGCCGCCGGCGGCGACCACGGCGCCGCCTTCGGCTTCTATCTCTGGAACAACGCTCTTTCGGAAGCCTTCCACCCCTCGCTGCATTACGCCGAGGTGATCTGCCGGAACGCCGTCCACAGGGCCCTGCTCTTCCGGGCCAAGGAGCAATGGTACGACAACGCGGTCTTCCTGGGCATCCTCGACAAACGCTTCGAGCGGGAGTTGCGGGACGCGGTGGACGACGAGCGCGCTCAGCACCGCGACGCCTTCACCTGCCATCACGTCGTCTCCGCGCTGACCTTCGGGTTCTGGGAACACCTGACCACCAAGCGCTTCGAGCGGTATCTCTGGCCCAAGGGCATCCGCTTCAGCTTCCCCGGCACCCCGAACGGCAAGGGCCGCGAGGACCTGCACGGCCTGATCGAGAGCGTCCGGCGCTGGCGCAACCGCATCGCGCATCACCGCGCCATCTTCGACAAGGGGCCGACCAAACACCATGCCGACGCGCTGGACCTGATCCGCTGGTGCTGCCCGACGACGGCGCAGTGGGTGACCTCCGTGTCCCGGGTGGCCGCCGTCATCAACGAGCGGCCCGACGCAGGTGCCGGTCCCGTCGGTGCGGACGCCGGCAACCCAGCACAGGCCGGGCCGGATGCCGGCGCTTTGCCGGAGACGCGCCCCGCATCGGCGTCGCTCGGTCGCTGA
- a CDS encoding conserved exported protein of unknown function (Evidence 4 : Unknown function but conserved in other organisms), with protein sequence MTFWLALRRLLPLLAVLSLALAPVTASAAAAGMGASMSVTADHHATAGTSADDMAGMAMDDMPCCPDEKPAMPDCSKACPLMALCLAKVAPGLPTGAGLPVLVSNVAEVGWGGDASFASLAQAPPSEPPRA encoded by the coding sequence GTGACGTTCTGGCTCGCCCTTCGGCGGCTGCTCCCGCTCCTTGCGGTCCTCAGCCTCGCCCTCGCGCCGGTGACCGCTTCCGCGGCCGCCGCGGGAATGGGTGCCTCGATGTCCGTGACCGCCGACCATCACGCGACGGCGGGCACGAGCGCCGACGACATGGCCGGGATGGCCATGGACGACATGCCCTGCTGCCCCGACGAGAAGCCGGCCATGCCGGACTGCTCCAAGGCTTGCCCGCTGATGGCGCTCTGCCTGGCCAAGGTCGCTCCTGGCCTGCCGACGGGCGCCGGCCTGCCGGTGCTCGTCTCGAACGTGGCCGAGGTTGGCTGGGGCGGCGACGCCTCGTTCGCGAGCCTGGCGCAGGCACCCCCTTCCGAGCCTCCACGGGCCTGA
- a CDS encoding conserved protein of unknown function; putative exported protein (Evidence 4 : Unknown function but conserved in other organisms), with protein sequence MTKNPLVRAMAAALLGAALSAPAFPALADIKDYRFELVQQEAKVGEAVIAVRLVDKRSGKPVPDAVVFAKRLDMAPDAMEEMATKVEQVPSTEPGVYRFKAKLSMQGRWRLSLAAKVQGETGTVEDKLVLQAAK encoded by the coding sequence GTGACCAAGAACCCCCTCGTGCGCGCCATGGCGGCCGCGCTGCTCGGCGCCGCGCTGTCGGCACCGGCTTTTCCGGCGCTCGCCGACATCAAGGACTACCGCTTCGAGCTCGTGCAGCAGGAGGCGAAGGTCGGCGAGGCCGTCATCGCCGTCCGGCTCGTCGACAAGCGCAGCGGCAAGCCGGTGCCCGACGCCGTGGTCTTCGCCAAGCGCCTCGACATGGCCCCCGACGCCATGGAGGAGATGGCCACCAAGGTCGAGCAGGTCCCCTCGACCGAGCCGGGCGTCTACCGCTTCAAGGCCAAGCTCTCGATGCAGGGCCGTTGGCGCCTGTCGCTGGCCGCGAAGGTTCAGGGCGAGACCGGCACGGTCGAGGACAAGCTGGTCCTTCAGGCCGCGAAATGA
- a CDS encoding RND efflux transporter, MFP subunit (Evidence 2b : Function from indirect experimental evidences (e.g. phenotypes); Product type t : transporter) — protein MTRPAWLAGPLAALAAGGLGYWAGHGGIPVPALVKRAGSELVPALVERARAGFAHWMPDARPARQGPAPQVPAPAGPVVYYRDPDGKPVYSASPMLTGDGREFRAVHASEDVRIDADDPGAMSADMAEHGTAHDKAAGGARRVLYYRNPMGLPDTSPVPKKDSMGMDYVPVYAGEDEGGVVTVSPAKVQRTGVRTAAVERRIVSQPVRVPGTVALDERRVTVVATRSDAYVDYVESVTTGDRVRKGQPLVHVYSPEINAAAAQLIANPGFDGARRRLQNLNVSEPVIDEMERTRKVPMAITWSSPRDGLVLQRTAVEGMKAAAGDTLFRIGDISLMWVLADVPERDLAGVRVGQPVSVRLRSAPGRTFSGKVAIVYPQVNPETRATRVRIELANPDGTLLPDMYADVEIATGAPSPVVAVPDDAVIDTGERQVVLLDRGEGRFEPKEVKVGVRGGGYVEVREGVTAGDRVVTAANFLIDAESNLKAALQSMTVPKDDRQASSSGGTP, from the coding sequence ATGACCCGCCCGGCATGGCTCGCCGGGCCCCTCGCCGCGCTCGCGGCGGGGGGGCTCGGCTATTGGGCGGGGCACGGGGGCATTCCCGTGCCGGCACTCGTCAAACGGGCCGGGTCCGAGCTCGTGCCCGCGCTTGTCGAGCGGGCGCGGGCCGGCTTCGCGCACTGGATGCCGGACGCCCGTCCGGCCCGGCAGGGGCCGGCACCCCAGGTTCCGGCCCCTGCCGGGCCGGTGGTCTACTACCGAGATCCGGACGGGAAGCCGGTCTACTCGGCCTCGCCGATGCTAACCGGGGACGGGCGCGAGTTCCGGGCAGTCCACGCGAGCGAGGACGTTCGCATCGACGCCGACGACCCCGGCGCCATGTCCGCTGACATGGCCGAGCACGGCACGGCGCACGACAAAGCGGCCGGCGGCGCCCGGCGGGTCCTCTACTACCGCAACCCGATGGGGCTGCCGGACACCTCGCCGGTGCCGAAGAAGGACTCGATGGGGATGGACTACGTCCCCGTTTACGCAGGTGAGGACGAGGGCGGCGTCGTGACGGTCTCGCCCGCCAAGGTCCAGCGCACCGGCGTGCGCACCGCGGCGGTTGAGCGGCGGATCGTCTCCCAGCCGGTGCGCGTGCCCGGCACGGTTGCGCTCGACGAGCGCCGCGTCACCGTCGTGGCGACGCGCTCGGACGCCTACGTCGACTACGTCGAAAGCGTCACCACCGGCGACCGCGTCCGCAAGGGCCAGCCCCTGGTCCACGTCTACTCGCCCGAGATCAACGCGGCCGCCGCCCAGCTCATCGCCAACCCCGGCTTCGACGGGGCCCGGCGGCGTCTGCAGAACCTCAACGTCTCGGAACCCGTCATCGACGAGATGGAGCGCACCCGGAAAGTGCCGATGGCCATCACGTGGTCCTCGCCCCGAGACGGCCTCGTCCTGCAGCGGACCGCCGTCGAGGGCATGAAGGCCGCGGCCGGCGACACTCTGTTCCGGATCGGCGACATCTCCCTGATGTGGGTGCTGGCCGACGTGCCCGAGCGCGACCTTGCGGGGGTCCGCGTGGGCCAGCCCGTCAGCGTGCGGCTACGCTCTGCGCCAGGGCGGACCTTCTCCGGCAAGGTGGCAATCGTCTACCCACAGGTGAACCCGGAGACCCGGGCCACCCGGGTACGCATCGAGCTCGCGAACCCGGACGGCACGCTGCTCCCTGACATGTACGCCGATGTCGAGATCGCGACCGGGGCGCCGAGCCCGGTGGTGGCGGTCCCGGATGACGCCGTCATCGACACGGGCGAGCGCCAGGTGGTCCTGCTCGACCGTGGCGAGGGCCGCTTCGAGCCGAAGGAGGTCAAGGTCGGCGTGCGCGGCGGCGGCTACGTCGAGGTGCGCGAGGGCGTCACGGCCGGCGACCGGGTGGTCACGGCGGCGAACTTCCTGATCGACGCCGAGAGCAACTTGAAGGCGGCGCTCCAGTCCATGACCGTCCCGAAAGACGACCGGCAGGCTTCGAGCTCGGGAGGCACGCCGTGA
- a CDS encoding RND efflux transporter, HME family, translocase subunit (Evidence 2b : Function from indirect experimental evidences (e.g. phenotypes); PubMedId : 11399769, 12813074, 1711024, 20461235, 21178899, 21450803, 79844; Product type t : transporter) has translation MIARLIGWSARNLVLVLVGTVFAVGAGVLALRTLPLDAIPDLSDVQAIVYTEYPGQAPQVVEDQVTYPLSTAMLTVPKAKVVRGFSFFGVSFVYVIFEDGTDPYWGRSRVLEYLNAAASRLPAGATPTLGPDATGVGWVYQYVVVAKERTLAELRSLQDWVIRFGASRAEGVAEVAGVGGFVKQYNVVVDPNRLRAQGISLNKLRDAIRASNADVGGRTVELSEFEFMVRGRGYLRNVADIENIVLKTSAGTPLRIRDVARVELGPDERRGITEMNGEGEVAGGIVLQRFGANALNVIEGVKAKLAEVAKSLPAGTEILPVYDRSQLIDAAIETLKGTLVEESIVVSLVCVVFLLHVRSALVAILMLPVGILMALASMKALGIGANIMSLGGIAIAVGAMVDAAIVMIENAHKHLERAPPGKPRVEILVEAASEVGPSLFFSLLVITVSFLPIFTLESQEGRLFGPLAYTKTFAMAAAALLSVTLVPALMVLFVRGRIFPEHRNPLNRLLIWLYRPLIAGVLRARVLTILLAVGVLAATAWPARQLGSEFMPELNEGTLLYMPTTLPGISVTKAGELLATQDRIIKSFPEVASVYGKAGRANTATDPAPMEMFETVITLKPRAEWRPGVTLASLKAEMDAALQFPGVSNAWTQPIRARIDMLSTGIRTPVGVKVLGTDLKEMEGVARQVEAVLRAVPGTSSAYAERVIGGYFLDIAPDREALGRYGLTVGDVQDVVATALGGQAVTNTVEGRERYTVNVRYPRAYRSDPQAIADEVQVLMPAGGTVPLREVAKVELTRGPTSIRTENGQLAVYVFVDISGRDLGGYVAEARKVVTDEIKLPQGTTLQWSGQYEYLERAEARLRVVVPLTLLVVFLLLYLNFRRLTETLIVMLSLPFALVGGVWMLWWLGFNLSVAVAVGFIALAGVAAETGVIMLVYLDHALHEVQAGCARAGRPLTRADLRQAIMVGAVERVRPKMMTVTAIMAGLVPILWSTGAGSEVMQRIAVPMIGGMVSSTVLTLIVIPAVYALVKGRGLPPTTAVAERGTQTPMAAA, from the coding sequence GTGATCGCGCGCCTCATCGGCTGGTCGGCCCGCAACCTCGTCCTGGTGCTCGTCGGGACCGTGTTCGCGGTCGGGGCAGGCGTCCTGGCGCTCAGGACCCTGCCGCTCGACGCCATCCCCGACCTCTCGGACGTGCAGGCCATCGTCTACACCGAGTACCCGGGCCAAGCGCCCCAGGTCGTGGAGGATCAAGTCACCTACCCCTTGAGCACCGCCATGTTGACGGTGCCGAAGGCGAAGGTCGTGCGCGGCTTCTCGTTCTTCGGCGTGTCCTTCGTCTACGTGATCTTCGAGGACGGCACCGACCCGTACTGGGGCCGCTCGCGCGTGCTCGAATACCTTAACGCCGCGGCGAGCCGCCTGCCGGCCGGCGCCACGCCGACCCTAGGGCCCGACGCGACTGGGGTGGGCTGGGTCTACCAGTACGTCGTGGTCGCCAAGGAGCGCACGCTCGCCGAGCTTCGCTCGCTGCAGGACTGGGTCATCCGCTTCGGGGCCTCGCGCGCCGAGGGCGTGGCAGAGGTCGCCGGCGTCGGCGGCTTCGTGAAGCAGTACAACGTCGTCGTCGACCCGAACCGCCTGCGTGCCCAGGGCATCTCGCTCAACAAGCTCCGGGACGCCATCCGGGCGAGCAACGCCGACGTCGGCGGCCGGACGGTCGAGCTCTCCGAGTTCGAGTTTATGGTGCGCGGGCGCGGCTATCTGCGGAACGTCGCCGACATCGAAAACATCGTGCTGAAGACCTCGGCCGGCACGCCACTCCGGATCCGGGACGTCGCCCGGGTCGAGCTCGGGCCGGACGAGCGGCGCGGCATCACCGAGATGAACGGCGAGGGCGAGGTCGCCGGCGGCATCGTCCTTCAGCGGTTCGGGGCGAACGCCCTCAACGTGATCGAAGGGGTGAAGGCGAAGCTCGCGGAGGTCGCCAAGAGCCTGCCGGCGGGCACAGAGATCCTGCCGGTCTACGACCGCTCGCAGCTCATCGACGCGGCTATCGAGACGCTCAAGGGCACGCTCGTCGAGGAGAGCATCGTCGTCTCGCTCGTCTGCGTCGTCTTCCTGCTCCACGTGCGGAGCGCCCTGGTGGCCATCCTGATGCTGCCGGTCGGCATCCTGATGGCCTTGGCGAGCATGAAGGCGCTCGGAATCGGCGCCAACATCATGTCTCTCGGCGGCATCGCCATCGCGGTCGGCGCCATGGTCGACGCCGCCATCGTGATGATCGAGAACGCCCACAAGCACCTGGAGCGGGCGCCGCCGGGCAAGCCGCGGGTCGAGATCCTGGTCGAGGCGGCGTCCGAGGTCGGCCCCTCCCTGTTCTTCTCGCTCCTCGTCATCACGGTCTCGTTCCTGCCGATCTTCACCCTAGAGAGCCAGGAGGGGCGGCTGTTCGGGCCGCTCGCCTACACCAAGACCTTCGCCATGGCGGCCGCCGCCCTCCTGTCGGTCACCCTGGTGCCGGCGCTCATGGTGCTGTTCGTGCGCGGGCGCATCTTCCCCGAGCACCGCAACCCGCTGAACCGTCTCCTCATCTGGCTCTATCGGCCGCTCATCGCCGGGGTGCTGCGGGCCCGGGTCCTGACCATCCTGCTGGCGGTCGGCGTGCTGGCGGCGACCGCTTGGCCGGCCCGGCAGCTCGGCTCCGAGTTCATGCCGGAGCTGAACGAGGGGACGCTGCTCTACATGCCGACGACCCTGCCCGGTATCTCGGTGACGAAGGCCGGCGAGCTGCTCGCCACGCAGGACCGCATCATCAAGTCCTTCCCTGAGGTCGCCTCGGTCTACGGCAAGGCGGGACGCGCCAACACCGCGACCGACCCGGCGCCGATGGAGATGTTCGAGACGGTGATCACGCTGAAGCCGAGGGCCGAGTGGCGCCCGGGCGTGACGCTGGCGAGCCTCAAGGCCGAGATGGACGCGGCCCTGCAGTTCCCGGGCGTGTCGAATGCCTGGACCCAGCCGATCCGCGCCCGCATCGACATGCTTTCCACCGGCATCCGCACGCCCGTGGGCGTGAAGGTGCTGGGCACCGACCTGAAGGAGATGGAAGGCGTCGCCCGCCAGGTCGAGGCGGTGCTCCGGGCCGTGCCCGGCACGTCTAGCGCCTACGCCGAGCGGGTCATCGGCGGCTACTTCCTCGACATCGCGCCGGACCGCGAGGCGCTCGGGCGCTACGGCCTGACGGTCGGGGACGTGCAGGACGTCGTCGCGACTGCGCTCGGCGGGCAGGCGGTGACGAACACCGTCGAAGGCCGGGAGCGCTACACCGTCAACGTGCGCTACCCGCGCGCCTACCGGTCGGACCCGCAAGCCATCGCCGACGAGGTGCAGGTGCTGATGCCGGCGGGCGGCACGGTGCCGCTCCGCGAGGTGGCCAAGGTCGAGCTCACCCGCGGCCCGACCTCGATCCGGACCGAGAACGGGCAGCTCGCGGTCTACGTCTTCGTCGACATCTCGGGGCGCGACCTCGGCGGTTACGTGGCCGAGGCCCGCAAGGTCGTCACCGACGAAATCAAGCTGCCCCAGGGCACCACGCTGCAATGGAGCGGGCAGTACGAGTACCTGGAGCGGGCGGAGGCGCGGCTGAGGGTCGTGGTGCCGTTGACGCTGCTGGTCGTGTTCCTGCTGCTCTACCTCAACTTCCGGCGGCTCACCGAGACGCTCATCGTCATGCTGTCGCTGCCCTTCGCGCTCGTCGGCGGGGTCTGGATGCTCTGGTGGCTTGGGTTCAACCTATCAGTCGCGGTGGCGGTCGGCTTCATCGCGCTCGCCGGCGTCGCCGCGGAGACCGGCGTGATCATGCTGGTTTACCTCGACCATGCCCTCCACGAGGTCCAGGCCGGGTGCGCCCGTGCAGGCCGGCCGCTCACCCGCGCGGACTTGCGGCAGGCCATCATGGTCGGCGCGGTCGAGCGCGTCCGCCCGAAGATGATGACCGTGACGGCCATCATGGCCGGGCTCGTCCCGATCCTCTGGAGCACGGGTGCCGGGTCCGAGGTCATGCAGCGGATCGCGGTTCCCATGATCGGCGGCATGGTCTCCTCGACGGTGTTGACGCTGATCGTGATCCCGGCGGTCTACGCCCTGGTGAAGGGCCGCGGGCTGCCGCCCACGACGGCGGTGGCGGAGAGGGGCACGCAGACGCCGATGGCTGCGGCATGA
- a CDS encoding conserved protein of unknown function; putative exported protein (Evidence 4 : Unknown function but conserved in other organisms) — protein sequence MKADRMPSRRTMLMGLAVGLAMERQALAAALPEVAVTKDPSCGCCEKWVAHLREAGFTVTVTEGPVNPVKARLGVPRDLASCHTALVGRYVVEGHVPAGAIKRLLAEKPKATGLAVPGMPVGSPGMEVDGVEPEAYEVVLFGPEGRSAFARYRGDKAQS from the coding sequence ATGAAGGCTGACAGGATGCCGTCGCGCCGGACCATGCTCATGGGTCTGGCGGTCGGGCTGGCCATGGAGCGGCAGGCGCTCGCCGCCGCCTTGCCCGAGGTGGCGGTGACCAAGGACCCGAGCTGCGGCTGCTGCGAGAAGTGGGTGGCCCACCTGCGCGAGGCCGGCTTCACGGTGACGGTGACCGAGGGCCCCGTGAACCCGGTCAAGGCGCGCCTCGGCGTGCCGCGGGACCTCGCCTCCTGCCACACCGCCCTCGTCGGCCGCTACGTGGTTGAGGGGCACGTCCCGGCCGGTGCGATCAAGCGCCTGCTCGCGGAGAAGCCCAAGGCAACGGGTCTGGCGGTCCCGGGCATGCCGGTCGGCTCGCCCGGGATGGAGGTCGATGGCGTGGAACCGGAAGCCTACGAGGTCGTCTTGTTCGGACCCGAGGGGCGTAGCGCGTTCGCGCGGTACCGCGGGGACAAGGCGCAGTCGTAA
- a CDS encoding protein of unknown function (Evidence 5 : Unknown function) — protein sequence MHELGHGATFHLLYGRTEPVFVFTMDGEYGGYMPIPEINPLGRPPQSREDWRGIMAWTFGGWAAVHLAIRQGRLPDAPEACPGNIGYLGPHPMDEALIRQHAAESGVQDPDVLVAEARTLALDLLRPHMPKLWPLAELTASRGFADPPEIAQACMAQTDDPN from the coding sequence ATGCATGAGCTCGGCCACGGGGCCACGTTCCACCTGCTCTACGGCCGGACTGAGCCCGTCTTCGTTTTCACTATGGACGGCGAGTACGGCGGCTACATGCCGATACCCGAGATCAATCCCCTCGGCCGTCCGCCCCAATCCCGTGAGGACTGGCGGGGCATCATGGCGTGGACGTTTGGAGGTTGGGCCGCGGTCCACCTGGCGATCCGGCAGGGACGGCTACCCGACGCACCCGAGGCTTGCCCGGGAAATATCGGCTACCTCGGTCCGCATCCGATGGACGAGGCCTTGATCCGGCAGCATGCCGCCGAGAGTGGGGTTCAGGACCCCGATGTCCTCGTCGCCGAGGCCCGGACGCTGGCGCTCGACCTGCTCCGGCCGCACATGCCCAAGCTTTGGCCGCTCGCGGAACTCACCGCAAGCAGGGGGTTCGCGGATCCGCCGGAAATCGCGCAAGCGTGCATGGCACAGACGGACGACCCCAATTGA
- the copP gene encoding CopP metal-binding protein, putative exported protein (Evidence 2b : Function from indirect experimental evidences (e.g. phenotypes); PubMedId : 12213931; Product type f : factor): MFRYKVDKMGCGGCAKSVNRAVLGIEPNARVEVDLGGKLVTVSGAAGPADRIAQAITAAGYPATPLLAAA; this comes from the coding sequence ATGTTCCGCTACAAGGTCGACAAGATGGGCTGCGGCGGCTGCGCCAAGTCCGTGAACCGCGCCGTCCTCGGCATCGAGCCGAACGCACGGGTCGAGGTGGACCTGGGGGGCAAACTCGTGACCGTATCCGGCGCCGCCGGCCCGGCCGATCGCATCGCCCAGGCCATCACGGCTGCCGGCTATCCGGCCACGCCGCTGCTCGCGGCGGCTTGA
- a CDS encoding conserved protein of unknown function (Evidence 4 : Unknown function but conserved in other organisms) — translation MSLDRQIVRLMAAMIFAIIAYVAPSAVQAHEGHAHHGHHVAVTQHKAVPATVKAAGTVPPKPAIRAEAPPRFKVALPVAAVEPARIEADQDGSCCPGPCKARCCGPMACCATGILSGPSALSPSLFRTVTLIPRDVSGRAGTGPEALPKPPRTLA, via the coding sequence ATGAGCCTCGACCGGCAAATCGTGCGCCTGATGGCGGCGATGATCTTCGCGATCATCGCCTACGTCGCGCCGTCCGCCGTCCAGGCCCACGAGGGGCACGCGCACCACGGCCACCACGTGGCCGTGACGCAGCACAAGGCAGTCCCGGCGACGGTCAAGGCCGCGGGGACGGTGCCCCCCAAGCCGGCTATCCGGGCAGAGGCGCCGCCCCGGTTCAAGGTCGCGCTCCCGGTTGCCGCCGTCGAGCCCGCCCGCATCGAGGCGGACCAGGACGGCAGCTGCTGCCCCGGGCCCTGCAAGGCCCGTTGCTGCGGGCCGATGGCCTGCTGCGCGACCGGCATCTTGTCCGGCCCCTCCGCCCTGTCCCCGTCCCTGTTCCGGACCGTCACGCTGATCCCGCGCGACGTCTCCGGACGCGCCGGCACCGGCCCCGAGGCCCTGCCCAAGCCCCCACGAACCCTCGCGTGA
- a CDS encoding RND efflux transporter, MFP subunit (Evidence 2b : Function from indirect experimental evidences (e.g. phenotypes); Product type t : transporter) has protein sequence MSTRFAAALGAVALLAAVLAGPAHAHGGHDHGAAPPPVSKTIAPRGEALSDAFELVAIPRDGTLTLYLDRFRTNEPVPGATIEVETPEGPRTATATQEGGYVLPAPWLSKPGRHDLVATVTAGDAVDVLTVAVTVPDPKVAAAAAPAKPAPAQAALARVSEVAHGVRERLTAKDPNLVAAVAAAFLLGVLVAGLARGRRGAPAVALLAIGITIVLGTAAFAHGDEDHGAPVQGAALIEPSPVAPSSSDLAQRLPDGSVFVPKPTQRLLVLRTTMTEQGSFHRSVELPGRIIPDPNASGVVQSSVGGRLSPPPSGLFPRLGTKVRKGDVLATVTPPVQAVDVSDMRQRQGELDQQIAIVERRVDRYRKLATTGAVATTQLDDAVAELNGLHDRRAALDKARQQPETLVAPVDGVVAQATAVAGQMAAPGAMVFQIVDPNRLWVEALSFDALTAAQDATARFADGRTLKLAYQGTGLADRNQAIPVQFAIQGDASGLRVGQFVTVLAGTDAEQSGLALPRSAVVRTGNGQDVVYEHTTAERFEARPVRVEPLDGGRVLVAEGIGPGKRVVTQGAELLDQVR, from the coding sequence ATGTCGACCCGATTTGCCGCCGCCCTGGGCGCGGTGGCGCTGCTTGCCGCCGTCCTGGCGGGGCCCGCGCATGCCCATGGCGGGCACGACCACGGCGCGGCTCCGCCCCCCGTCTCGAAGACCATCGCCCCCCGCGGCGAGGCCCTGTCAGACGCCTTCGAGCTCGTCGCCATCCCGCGCGACGGCACCCTGACGCTCTACCTCGACCGCTTCCGGACGAACGAGCCGGTGCCGGGCGCCACCATCGAGGTCGAGACGCCCGAGGGCCCCAGGACCGCGACGGCCACGCAGGAGGGGGGCTACGTCTTGCCGGCGCCGTGGCTGTCGAAGCCAGGCCGCCACGACCTCGTGGCGACCGTCACGGCCGGAGACGCCGTCGACGTGCTCACCGTTGCCGTCACCGTGCCCGACCCGAAGGTCGCCGCGGCCGCCGCACCTGCCAAGCCCGCTCCGGCGCAGGCTGCCCTGGCGCGCGTCTCCGAGGTCGCTCATGGCGTCAGGGAGCGGCTGACGGCCAAGGACCCGAACCTGGTGGCCGCGGTCGCCGCCGCCTTCCTGCTCGGCGTGCTCGTGGCCGGGCTCGCGCGTGGCCGCCGTGGCGCTCCGGCCGTGGCGCTGCTGGCGATCGGCATCACCATCGTCCTCGGCACCGCCGCCTTCGCGCATGGCGATGAGGATCATGGCGCGCCCGTGCAGGGGGCCGCCCTGATCGAGCCAAGCCCCGTCGCGCCGTCTTCGTCGGACTTGGCGCAGCGACTGCCCGATGGCTCCGTGTTCGTGCCCAAGCCGACACAGCGGCTACTGGTCCTGCGCACGACCATGACCGAGCAGGGCAGCTTCCACCGCTCGGTCGAGCTGCCGGGCCGCATCATCCCGGACCCGAACGCCAGCGGCGTCGTGCAGTCCTCCGTCGGCGGCCGCCTGTCGCCACCGCCCTCCGGACTGTTCCCGCGCCTCGGAACGAAGGTGCGCAAGGGTGATGTGCTCGCCACGGTGACGCCGCCGGTCCAGGCCGTCGACGTCTCCGACATGCGCCAGCGCCAGGGCGAGCTCGACCAGCAGATCGCCATCGTCGAGCGCCGGGTCGACCGCTACCGGAAGCTCGCCACCACCGGCGCAGTCGCCACGACCCAGCTCGACGACGCGGTCGCGGAGCTCAACGGCCTGCACGACCGCCGCGCCGCCCTCGACAAAGCCCGGCAGCAGCCCGAGACCCTGGTAGCGCCCGTGGACGGCGTCGTCGCACAGGCGACCGCGGTGGCCGGCCAGATGGCGGCGCCCGGCGCCATGGTCTTCCAGATCGTCGACCCGAACCGCCTCTGGGTCGAGGCGCTGAGCTTCGACGCCCTGACGGCGGCGCAGGACGCCACGGCGCGCTTCGCCGACGGGCGGACCCTTAAGCTGGCCTACCAGGGCACCGGTCTCGCCGACCGCAACCAAGCCATCCCCGTCCAGTTCGCGATCCAGGGCGACGCCTCAGGCCTGCGGGTCGGCCAGTTCGTCACCGTCCTGGCCGGCACCGACGCGGAGCAGTCCGGCCTGGCGCTGCCGCGCTCGGCCGTCGTGCGCACCGGCAACGGGCAGGACGTCGTCTACGAGCACACCACCGCCGAGCGCTTCGAGGCGCGGCCCGTCCGGGTCGAGCCGCTCGACGGCGGCCGCGTGCTGGTCGCCGAGGGGATCGGTCCAGGCAAGCGGGTCGTGACCCAGGGCGCCGAGCTCCTCGACCAGGTCCGCTGA